A region of the Deinococcus multiflagellatus genome:
CTGCCCGCCCTCGCCCGTGGGGCGCACCAGGGTCTCGAACTTCTGCGTTTCATCCACCTGGCCGTCCACAATGCGCAGCGCCCCAATTTCCACGATGCCGTCTCGCTCGGGCGACAGGCCGGTGGTTTCCAGGTCGAAGACAACGACGTTCACGCCCTGCAGGGTAGCGCAGGGCGTGGGCAGCGGGCGGGGTGCGGCATCACTCCCCCAGGGCCGTCCAGGGGAAGTCCCTGCAAAGGCGCCGGGGAGCTTTGGAACGTCAGAGGCGCGCGCTGTGCACCAGGGCCTCTTCTCGGCAACAGGCCCCGGTGTGTTCAGCGCACCAGCAGCGGTTCGTACGCGGTCTTGACCGCGCCGTTGGCGAAGGTCAGGCGGGCGATGGTATTCATGCTGGTCACCCGGCGCCCAGGCACGTCTTTGACGGCCAGGCTGAGGTTGGCCGTGATCGTGCGGCCCTGCTGGGTCACGCGGGGGTCCAGCGGGCCCGGGGTGCGGGTGGGCAGCCAGACCTCTTTTTCGGGCAGCAGCTTTTTCACGTACTGGCCACCCTGCACGTATTCGATCTCGTACTGAAATTCGGCGCGCACCAGGGCGCTCTGGGCGCCTTTGGTTTCAATCACCAGATCACAGCGCGCCGCCTGCCCCCGGGTGAGATAGGTGTTCACCCCGGCCGCCGACTTGCACGAGCGGAACGACCAGACGTTGAGCTTGGTGGGCCCGCCTGTCAGTGTGGCGGCGCTGGGGGCCGTGCGGGCAAGGTAGCCAGGGTCAGCTTCAATCACGAAGCGGGTGTAGGCCGGGTCCCAGTCGCAGTAGATGCGCGCGGTGCGGTCATCGGGGCTGGTGGCCAGCACCCGGTACTGGCTGCCGTCCAGGGCGTAGCAGTTTTCCAGGCGGCCCGTGTTGGAGACAAAGCCCATGGCCAGCCCCTGCACGGCGGCAAAGGTGGAGCGGTCCAGATCGGCGTTCACATCGTCATTGAACGAGTGCAGGCTGATGGTGGTAATGCGGCTGCCCGGATCACTGGACTCACGCTGCACTTCCAGCAGCTGCGCGCCGTTGCGCCGCAGCTCGTAGGTCCAGGTGCGCCCCGACTGATCCAGCAGCGCGCAGCCGTACTGCTGACAGAAGGTGCTGGTGGACACGGCACCGGCCGTGGCCAGCAGGCCGGCTGCGCCCGCAGAGGTGCCCAGCAGCAGCGTGGAAACAGCGGCAAATCGAAGCAGGGTCATGCCCAGAGCATAGAAGGCATGCCCCGCGGGCACACGCCACTTTGACCATCCCTCTTCAGCGTTTCTTCAGGGCAACCCCAGCAGCGCCAGCGCACGGTCACGCAGCTCGGCGGGGGTGTCTTCAGGGGCCACGTGCAGGGTCAGCACGTCGGTTTCGCTGGCCATGGGGGGTTCCAGGGCGGCCAACTGGGACGGCAGCAGGTCCGCGCCCACAAAGTGACCGGTACGCGCTTCCAGACGCCCGCGCACCAGGCTCTCGGGAACCTCCAGGTACACAAAACGCGTACCAGGCAGGCGCAGAATGTCGCGGTAACGCCGCCTAAGCGCCGAGCACGCCAGCACCACCTGGGGCCGCTCGGCCAGCAGGCGGCGCAGGGTCAGCAGCCAGGGCCGCCGGTCATCATCGGTCATGGGCACGCCCGAGGCCATCTGCGCCCGCGCCTGCTCCGAGTGGTAGTCGTCGGCGTCCAGAAAGGGCCAGTCGAGGGTCTCGGCCAGGGTGCGGCCCAGGGCGGTCTTGCCACTGCCAATCACCCCCATCACCACCACGCGCATACCCCAGTCTGAAGGGGAACGCCGGCCGCGCGGCTTTAGGGGGCGTTTAGCTTTTGCAGCGCGGCCAGGGCCTCTTCCTTGCCCTTGGCCTCCACCTCAATCCAGGGCACGTCGGCGTAGGCGCTGGGGACCGCGCTGATCAGGTGGCTGTGGCGGCGATCACCGGGCCCCTCCAGGCCGTTGCTCAGGTGCACCACCTGCCAGTCCGGGGGGTGCCAGGTGCGCCGCGCGGCCAGCACCCACTGGCGCACGCTGGGGTCTTCCTGGTCCGGCAGCTTCTCGCGCACCACATGGTGGTGGGCATCGAAAACCAGGGGCGTGCCGGTGGCCTCGCAGACGGGTAGCAAGTCAGCCGGGCCGTAAGCGCGCTCGTCGTTTTCTAGCCCCAGGCGCAGGCGCGCGCCGTCTGGCAGGTCAGGAATGACCGCCCGCAACTCGGCGGCGCGGCCTCCCTTGCCGCCGTGCAGCAGCAGCAGGTTCCAGGGGCTGCGCGCCAGCCCCAGGCCGTCCAGCACCCGGGCGTGGCTGGCCAGGGCCTGCACGCTGGCGGCGCGGACCTCGGGGCGGTCACTGTTGAGCACAATGAACTGTTCTGGGTGCATCAGCACGCGAATCCCGGCGTCCACAAACGCCTGTCCCGCCTCACGCAGCTGCGGCGCGAGGTGGTCCAGCACCGCCGGGCCGGTGTCATCCCCGGCCAGATCCAGCATGGGAAAGAGGCTGGAACTCAGGCGGTAGAGCCGGATGCCGCGCGCGGCGCAGAAGTCGGCGGCGCGGCGCACGCGGGCGATGTTGTCGGCATAGAGGTCCAGCAGCTTGGCCTCGCGCTCGGCGGGGGACAGCAGCTGGTAGCGCGAAAGGGTCACCGTGCGAAAGCGCACCTCTGGCCCCACCGTCATGCACACCAGGCCATAGGCGGGGCCAGTCATGCGGGCCTCGACTTGGCCTGTTTGCGGCAGCGGTCAGAGCAGTATTTGACCTGCTCCCAGTCGCGCGCCCATTTGCGGCGCCAGGTGAACGGCAGGCCGCACGCGGCGCAGACCTTGCTGGGCCGCTGGCTGGGGGGCCGCCCTTTTCCGAACGAGGCTTGCGTGGCCATTGCGCGCAGCATGCGCCGCCCAGTTTGCGGGCGACAGTGCCTGCGCTTGCTGTTTTCTTGGGGTTAGGAGACGAAAGAGGTGAGGGTTGCGAAAACGTATTCATCTCTACTCCTGGACTTGGCGTCGTCAGCAACATCAAAGGCAAACTCCTCTACCCATCCAGCCTTGACAGCGCTTTCATAACCTCTTACGCTGCGGCCAAGCAGTCCAACCTTGTCCGGCCCTGGCTTCGGGGCATCTCTGCACGTCGGGAGGCATCGTCCTTCTGGCGCTGGCGGCTGCTTTTCTCGCCTCTCGCTCCCTGCCCCGGAGGACCTATGCGCCAGCCTGCCCGCCTGAATATTTCCCGCCTGACCCTGCCCCTGACCGTGTTGCTGGCGGCCTGCACCCCCACCGCCGCCACCGAGCCCAGCCCTGTCTGGCAGGACGAATTTAGTGGCGCGGCCTTGAGCAGCCAGCGCTGGAGCCCGCAGATTGGCAACGGTTTCATGGCCGGCAATGACTACGTATCGGGCTGGGGCAACAACGAGCTGCAGTACTACACCGACCGGCCCCAGAACCTGCGCCTGGAGAACGGCGAACTGGTGATCACCGCCCGCAAAGAAACCTTCACCGGGCCCACCGGCAACACCAGCGGCACCTTTGGCTGGACCTCCGGGCGCATTCGCACGGCGGGCAAGTTCAGCCGCACCTACGGCCGCTTTGAGATTCGCGCCAAGTTTCCCCGGGGCAAGGGGCTGTGGCCCGCGATCTGGCTGCTGCCGGAAGAGCCCAACCCCTACGGCAGCTGGGCCGCCAGTGGCGAGCTGGACATTGCCGAGGGCTGGGGCAGCAAGCCTGGTGAGGTGGCGCAGACCATCCACTACGGCGGCCTGTGGCCCAACAACGTCTACTCTGGCAGCACGGTGAAGTATCCGCAGGGCGCCATGGACGACTGGCATGTGTACGCCGTGGAGTGGACGCCCGGGAAAATCCAGTGGTTCATTGACGGCCAGCTGACCTCCGAGAAGACCGAGTGGTGGAGCGCGGGGGGCACCCCGCCCAGCGGCGACGCCGATCTGCACCCCTGGCCCGCGCCGTTTGACCAGCCGTTTTATGTGCTGCTGAACCTGGCCGTGGGCGGCAACTTCGACGGCAACCCGGACGCCACCACGCCGAGCGCGGCCGAGATGCGGGTGGACTACGTACGCGTGTACGGCCTGGAGGCGGAAAAACAGCCTGCCGGCCAGCGGCCCAGGATGACCTACCCCTGGACCCCGGTGCCGGCGCGCCCCGCGCTGCCCGACGGCAATCTGGTGTACAACCCCAGCTTCGACTGGGCCGACACCGACCCGCGCGTCACCCCTGGCGCGCCCCGGCTGGAGGGCGTCAGCGGCTCGGCCTTCTGGACCCTGTTCACCAGCGATGGCAAGGTGACCCTGAGCAGCGACACCGCTGCAGACAACGCCCTGAAAGCCGACATTACAGCTCCCGGCAGCGTGAATTATGCCGTGCAGGTGCGCCAGGACGGCCTGAATGTGGAAGCGGGCGGCAAATACGAGGTGAGTTTCGAGGTCTGGGCCGCTCAGCCCCGCGCCATGATGGTGAAGGTGGGCGGTGGCCCCAACCGGGGCTACGCGGCCTATTCCGGCGAGCAGACCGTGCAGATAGGCACGGCCAAGGCGCGCCGCACCCTGACCTTTGACATGAAAGCCGTGACCGACGCCGCCGCCCGGCTGGAATTCAACCTGGGGAATGCCGGCGTGGGCCCGGTGTGGCTGGACAACGTGGTGGTGAAGCGGGTGGGCAACGCGGCGGGCGCGCGCCCCCCGGCCAGTGACGGCAACCTCCTGTACAACGCGGGCTTTACCCAGGACAGCCCCGCCCACCCCGGCATTGCGGGCGTGCCCGGCACCGCTTACTGGAGTACCTGGGAGAGCGGCGCGGGTGGCCTGAGCACCACCGCCAGCGGCGGCGAGGTGACCCTGAACGTGGCCCGCGTGGACCCGGCCAACAACTGGCATGTGCAGCTGAACCAGACCGACGTGCCCCTGGTGGCGGGCCAGACCTACACCCTGACCTTCTCTGGCCGCGCCAGCAGCCTGCGCGAGGTGGGCGTGGTGATTGGTGAAAACGGCGGCAGCTACGCCCGCTACCTGGACGCCAAGGCGGCCCTGACCCCCACGGCCAGGGGGTTCACGTACACCTTTACTGCCCCCGTAACCAATCCGGCGGCGCAGCTGCAGATTCTAGGCGCCGTGGGCCAGCCGGGCGAGAGCTACAGCCTGTCGTTCAAGGACTTCAGGCTGGTGCCAGCGAAGTAAGGCTGGGGCGAGCTGAGACGGAACTCAGGTGAAGGCGAGGGGTGAGCGGACTCGCGAAAGTGGCATCGCAGACTCGAAAAGCTCCCCACGAGAGCGAAGACGAGGACAGACGGGGCTCCGGCGATGGAAAAGCACCCCTGCGCTCTTCCCACTCTGCTTTGCAACCAGAGGAGTCCCGGATGCGAAGGCGCTGGCCCCATCATCACTTTGACGGGAGCCACCTGACACCACAACACCGCAAGGGGCCACCAGCACGCCAACTGGTGACCCCTGACGCGTCTCTTCCCTACCCGCCCACGGCCACCCGGCCCAGCGCGGCGTGGGCTTCGAGCAACAGGGTCTCGGTCTCGTCCCAGCCCACGCAGGCGTCGGTCACGCTGAGGCCGGGCACCAGGGTCGCCAGATCGGCGGGAATACCCTGTTTACCGGCCCTGAGGTTGCTCTCGATCATCAGGCCGCGAATGGCCGTCTGGCCGCTGAGGCGCTGGTGCAGCACGTCGCGCCAGACCAGGGCCTGCCGGGTGTGGTCCGAGCCGCTGTTGGCGTGCGAGCAATCCACCATCACCGCCGGGCTCAGGCCCGCCGCCGCCATCAGTTCGGCGGTCTCGCGCACGAATTGCGGCGCGTAGTTGGGCCCGCCCCGGCCCCCACGCAGAATGACGTGGCCGTCGGGGTTGCCCAGCGTATGCACGATGCAGCCCCGGCCGTCGTCGTCAATGGTGAAAAAGGCGTGTGGGGCGCGGGCGGCCACAATCGCGTCCACCGCCAGTTTGATGCCGCCGCCGGTGCCGTTCTTGAAGCCCATGGGCGCCGAGACCGCGCTCGCCATGACGCGGTGGGTCTGGGACTCGGTGGTGCGGGCGCCCAGGCAGGCCCAGGCCACCGCGTCGAACACGTACTGCGGCGCAAAAGGGTCCAGCAGTTCGGTGGCCACCGGCACCCCCAGTTCGCTCACCTGCACCATCAGGCGCCGGGTGAGTTCCAGGCCCTTGTTGATGTCGTTGGCCCCGGTCATGTCCGGGTCCAGCAGGTAGCCGCGCCAGCCCACGGTCGTGCGCGGTTTGTCCACGTACACCCGCATCTGCACTTCCAGGCGGTCCCTAACCCGCTCGCGCAGCGCCGAGAGGCGCTCGGCGTACGCCAGGGCCTGTTCGTGGTCGTGAATGGAACACGGCCCCACCACCACCAGCAGGCGGTCATCCTGCCCATGCACGATCTCCTGGGCGGCGCGGCGCCCGGCCAGCACGGTGCGTTCGGCAGCCGGGGTCAGGGGCCAGCGGGCCTTCAGGGCGCGTGGGGTGACCAGCGGGGTAAAGCCGCTGACATTCAGGTTCTCGGTGCGGCCAGGGGCAATGGTGGGCTCGGGGTGGGTCATGGGGGGGGTCCTCACAGGGTGAAAGAAGCCGCGCGCCCGGTGGCCTTGGGAGGCTCACCGGGCGGGTGGGAAAAGACAGCGCGCGTCAGGCCCGGTGAGAACCGAACCAATAAAAAAAGGGCGCGCGCGTGGGCATGGGCGCAGTCTAGGCGCCCGGCGCGGCCCACAGGGCCCGCCCGGTCTAGAGAGGACCCCTGCTGCCACCTGGGCGGGTGCTGAAACCGGCGGTTTTACGGGCCTGAGGGTGGAAACGTGCCGCTGACAGGGTTTGGGCCGCGCTCTTCCCATCATCCCCAGCCGGATCAGCCCTCGGCAATCTGGCGCAGCTTTTCCACGCGGGCGGCCAGGTCGTTCAGGTCCAGGGCCTTCAGGGCCTTGACGGTGCGGGTCAGGCCGGCGTCGTCCACGCGGCCCTGGTTCCAGCCCGCGATCAGCATGGCGCAGCCCTGCAGGGCGTCACTCACGGTTTCTTTGTGGAACATGGCGGCGAGGTTCCCGGGCTGGGCGGGGGCCGTCTGCTGGGCCTGGGCCTGCACGTCCAGCACCACCTGCATGAACACCTGATCCAGACGGGCGCGGTCATCGGGGGCAATCGGGGTTCCGGTCATGGGGCGCAGTGTAGTGGGCGCCGGGCCACCCTAAATAGCTCGCTGTTGATCTTTAGATCAACCGAGCGGGTTGGAACAGCTGCGTCGGAGAGCGAGAAGCGAAAAAAGTGCCTCGCCCTGAGAATGGAAACGTTTCTGCGCTGTTCTGAAACGTTGGCCTGGGGGAGGGGCGAGGTACTTAGGCGCACAGGCCGGTGTACAGGGCGGCCAGGGCCCCCTCCAGCGAGGGCCAGAACGCCACGCACAGCGGCGCCAGGGCCGGCTCACTCAGGGCCGCCTGCACGGCCGGGGCCGGGTCGCCCATGGGGTACAGGCCCGCCACCAGCGCCTGGGTGTAGGTCAGCAGCGCCAGCGCCCGCTCGGTGTCCAGCGCGGGCAGGGCGTGGACCAGGGCCGGCAGCAGGGGCTCCAGGCGCGACAGCAGCCACCGCTTATGCGCCAGCGCGCCCTCAGGGGTCAGGTTGCGCTCTAACAGCCCGGCGAGGTGCGGCATCAGGCGCGTCAGGTCCGCATGGTCGCGCAGCAGCGCCGTGCTCAGGGCGGCCAGCGAGGCGGGGGTGTGGGTGCCCCCCAGCGTCAGGTGCCGCTGCCAGTCGGCCAGGAAGTCGCCCAGCAGCGTTTCGTAGAGCGCCAGAAAAAGGCTTTCCTTGGTGGGAAAGTACCCGTATAGCGCGGCCTTGGTCAGCCCCAGGCGAGTGGCGACCGCCTGCAGGGTGATGTCTTCGTAGCGGTGGGCCCGCCACAGCGCATGGGCCACCCGCACCATCTCGGCGCGGCGGGCGGCTTTGGCCCCCTCGCTGCGCGCCCGAACAGAAGTCACCATGGGTTAATTATAGCAGGAGAAGCGTGGCACCGCTCCACTCGTCCAACCTAAACACCTCCTCGACACCATCCCAGATCCAGCCATTGACAAACTAACCCTTGGTTACTAAACTTCTCTTACTTACCCGGAGTTACTTATCCGGCAAGGAGGCCCCTATGACCCCATCTCCCGCCCTCGCCCTTGTGACTGGTGCCAGCAGCGGCATCGGTGAACACCTCGCCCGGCAGCTGGCGGCACGCGGCGCCCCGCTGGTGCTGGTGGCCCGCAGCGCCGAGCGCCTGCAGGCCCTGGCCCAGGAGCTCCAGGCCCGCCACGGTGTGCCCGTGCATGTGCTGCCCGCCGACCTGGCACAGCCAGGCGCCGCCCAGCGCCTGACTGATGAACTGCACGCCCGGGGTCTGTACCCCGAGATCCTGGTGAACAACGCGGGCCTGGGCACCTTCGACGAGTTCCTGCAGCAGACCCCCGAGGCCATTTCTGGCCTGATCGCCCTGAACATCACCGCGCTGACCGAACTGACGCGGCTGCTGGCGCCGCATATGGTCGCGCAGGGGCGGGGGCGCATTCTGAACGTGGCGAGCACCGCCGCCTTCCAGCCCGGCCCGCTGATGGCCGCTTACTATGCCAGCAAAGCCTACGTGCTGAGCCTCAGCGAGGCCCTGAACGAAGAGTTCCGCGCCCACGGCGTGAGCGTGACGGCGCTGTGCCCGGGGCCAGTGGAAACCGGCTTCCAGGCGGCCAGCGGCCTGGGCCGCAGCCAGTTGCTTCAGGGCCCGGTGCGGCTGGCCATGCTGAGCGCCGAGCAGGTGGCGCGCGCAGGGATTGACGCCATGCTGCGCGGACAGGCCGTGGTGATTCCCGGCCGGATCAACCAGTTGCAGATTGCGGCCCTGCGCCTGCTGCCGCGCGCCGTGGTGCCGCCCATGATCCGCCGCCTGCAGGCCCAGCGCCACGCCTGAGAGCGGTAACCACAAGACCTGCAGGTGAACCCTTCAGGTCTTGTGGGGCGAGCGGCGAGAGTGACCGCGACAGACAGCGGTTGGCGTGACGTTGAGGGGAGGAAAGCGCCCCCCTCAACGGAACGGAAGACCGCTCTGAGAGCGGCTGCCCGCTCCACCCTGGAACCAGAGGTCGCCCCTCAATTCCGCACACGCCCTTCGTTCGCCGCAGGATGACCCCGGGGCCACTCCGCCTGCTGCCTGCAACACAGAACCCAGCGCGCCCCAGAGACAGCTTTGCCCTTCAGCGCCGGGCGCGGGGGTCACCGGGCGCCACGGCGAACACACCGCCCCAGGCCCGGTAACTGCTGCGGATCACGTCGGTGCGGCGCGTGCCTCCCGGCCAGAGCACCTGCCGGACCACCCTGGCCTGTGCGCCGGGCGCGGGCATGTCCACGCGGCGCACCTCGTCCGGCGCCATGGCCGGGTCCACCATATAGGTGGGGGCGGGGGCCGCCACCACGCCACGGACCTGCACTGGCGCCAGCTGCACCCGGCGACCATCCGGGCGGGCGAACAGGTGAACAGAGAGCTGTTCCCGGGCCACATCCCACTCGGTCTGCACCAGGACCACACTACGAAAGTCGTTGCGCCATCGCAGGTTCTTGCTGGGGGCATAGACGGCGGCGTCCTGCCCGGGGTCGCCGTAGTAGCCTACCTGATACGAATGGGCGTGTCGCTCTGTAATAGGCACGCCCGAGCGCAGCGCGGCGCGGAAGACGGTGGTGCTCACCTGACAGAGCCCGCCGCCGTCCTCCAGCGCCAGGGTCCGGCCCGTGACCACGTAGCCGGGCCTGAAGCCAGTACGGGCGGCCACCGGCCCCACCAGGGCATTGAAATTGAAGGTGGCGCCCGCCGCAAGCCATGTCCCCTGCAGGCGCGCGGCCCCTACACGGATGTTGTGCACCCGGAACTCCGGGCTGCCCGCAACGGAGGACGTGCCGGTGGCGACATGCTGCAGGCCCTGCGCCTGTGCCCAGCGCACACTGCGCGCTGGGGCCCGCAACTTGACCGGCAGGCGCGCGTCATCCTGCCCCGCCCCCAGGGTGTTCAGCACCGCCCCATCGGCCGCGCGGCGGTCCAGCGTCCAGCCGGTAACAGCCTCGCCCACCCACCCCTGCGCGGTCCGGCGAAAGCGGATGTCACGGGGCACCCGCGCCTCTATACGGGCGTAGGCGCGGTCCAGGTCCCGTCTCAGGCCGGTCAGGTTGCCCTGCTGCCGGGCGGCGAGCACGTCCTGGGCACGCAGCGGCAGGGTGACCGAGCGGTGCAGCAGTGGCCGCTGCACCCGAGCGCCAACCAGCTGGGGCTCGGGCACACTCCAGCGCAGGGTGAGGGTGGCTGGCACGGCCGGGCGGGACGAGGCAGCCACCTGAACCGGGACGGGCGGGTTCGGTTCCGCCCGGGGTGGGGCCAGCGGGCTCAGCAGACTGCCCAGCGCGACGCCGCCCAGGGCCAGGAAGGAGACGACGTGCACAACAGGCTTCATGGGGATCACCAGGGATGTGGACGGGGGGATGTGGACGGGACGGCGGAAGGCCACAGAGCGCCCCACAGCGCGGCGGCCAGGAGCCCTGCCCCCAGCCGCCACGTCCCCATCCGGGGCCTGTGCCGCTCAGGGCATCAGAACCGTGTCCACCACATGAATGATGCCGTTGCTGGCGCGAATATCGGCGCGCGTCACGGTGGCGTCGTTGATCATCACCATGTTGCCCGAGGTGCTGATGTTCAGGCTCGCGCCGTTGACCGTCTTGGCCGAGCTGAGGCCTGTGACCTGCGCGGCCGTCACGCGGCCGGGCACGACGTGGTACAGCAGCAGGGCCCGCAGGCGCTCGCGGTCATTGAGCAGGGCGTTCAGGTCTGCGGCCGGCACCTTGGCAAAGGCCGCATTGGTGGGCGCAAAGACCGTGAAAGGCCCAGCGCTGCTTAGCGTGTCCACCAGCCCCGCTGCCTGAACCGCGCTGAGCAGCGTGCTGAAGTTGGGATCATTCGCCACGATGGCGGCAATGGTATTGCCACGCGGCACGGCACTTCCCCCACCCGCCACAACCATTCCGGGCAACATTAAGGCAACAAGCATGGCCAACTTCTTCATCGGAAGCCTCCTTAAAGAAACCTGCGTTTTGAATGACAGACCGCATCTGAACCATAGAGGGCATTCCTCTTGGTTGATATCAAACTAAATGCCAAGCAGGGCTCATACGGTACCAGCGCGCACAAAGAGAAAGAGGCGGTCTTTTAAATGGAGTGTGCGGCTACAGTTCGGCGCTCACGGTCAGGTGGGGCCCAAAAGT
Encoded here:
- a CDS encoding 3-deoxy-7-phosphoheptulonate synthase, with protein sequence MTHPEPTIAPGRTENLNVSGFTPLVTPRALKARWPLTPAAERTVLAGRRAAQEIVHGQDDRLLVVVGPCSIHDHEQALAYAERLSALRERVRDRLEVQMRVYVDKPRTTVGWRGYLLDPDMTGANDINKGLELTRRLMVQVSELGVPVATELLDPFAPQYVFDAVAWACLGARTTESQTHRVMASAVSAPMGFKNGTGGGIKLAVDAIVAARAPHAFFTIDDDGRGCIVHTLGNPDGHVILRGGRGGPNYAPQFVRETAELMAAAGLSPAVMVDCSHANSGSDHTRQALVWRDVLHQRLSGQTAIRGLMIESNLRAGKQGIPADLATLVPGLSVTDACVGWDETETLLLEAHAALGRVAVGG
- a CDS encoding carbohydrate binding domain-containing protein, with amino-acid sequence MRQPARLNISRLTLPLTVLLAACTPTAATEPSPVWQDEFSGAALSSQRWSPQIGNGFMAGNDYVSGWGNNELQYYTDRPQNLRLENGELVITARKETFTGPTGNTSGTFGWTSGRIRTAGKFSRTYGRFEIRAKFPRGKGLWPAIWLLPEEPNPYGSWAASGELDIAEGWGSKPGEVAQTIHYGGLWPNNVYSGSTVKYPQGAMDDWHVYAVEWTPGKIQWFIDGQLTSEKTEWWSAGGTPPSGDADLHPWPAPFDQPFYVLLNLAVGGNFDGNPDATTPSAAEMRVDYVRVYGLEAEKQPAGQRPRMTYPWTPVPARPALPDGNLVYNPSFDWADTDPRVTPGAPRLEGVSGSAFWTLFTSDGKVTLSSDTAADNALKADITAPGSVNYAVQVRQDGLNVEAGGKYEVSFEVWAAQPRAMMVKVGGGPNRGYAAYSGEQTVQIGTAKARRTLTFDMKAVTDAAARLEFNLGNAGVGPVWLDNVVVKRVGNAAGARPPASDGNLLYNAGFTQDSPAHPGIAGVPGTAYWSTWESGAGGLSTTASGGEVTLNVARVDPANNWHVQLNQTDVPLVAGQTYTLTFSGRASSLREVGVVIGENGGSYARYLDAKAALTPTARGFTYTFTAPVTNPAAQLQILGAVGQPGESYSLSFKDFRLVPAK
- a CDS encoding VanW family protein; this translates as MKPVVHVVSFLALGGVALGSLLSPLAPPRAEPNPPVPVQVAASSRPAVPATLTLRWSVPEPQLVGARVQRPLLHRSVTLPLRAQDVLAARQQGNLTGLRRDLDRAYARIEARVPRDIRFRRTAQGWVGEAVTGWTLDRRAADGAVLNTLGAGQDDARLPVKLRAPARSVRWAQAQGLQHVATGTSSVAGSPEFRVHNIRVGAARLQGTWLAAGATFNFNALVGPVAARTGFRPGYVVTGRTLALEDGGGLCQVSTTVFRAALRSGVPITERHAHSYQVGYYGDPGQDAAVYAPSKNLRWRNDFRSVVLVQTEWDVAREQLSVHLFARPDGRRVQLAPVQVRGVVAAPAPTYMVDPAMAPDEVRRVDMPAPGAQARVVRQVLWPGGTRRTDVIRSSYRAWGGVFAVAPGDPRARR
- a CDS encoding SDR family NAD(P)-dependent oxidoreductase — protein: MTPSPALALVTGASSGIGEHLARQLAARGAPLVLVARSAERLQALAQELQARHGVPVHVLPADLAQPGAAQRLTDELHARGLYPEILVNNAGLGTFDEFLQQTPEAISGLIALNITALTELTRLLAPHMVAQGRGRILNVASTAAFQPGPLMAAYYASKAYVLSLSEALNEEFRAHGVSVTALCPGPVETGFQAASGLGRSQLLQGPVRLAMLSAEQVARAGIDAMLRGQAVVIPGRINQLQIAALRLLPRAVVPPMIRRLQAQRHA
- a CDS encoding TetR/AcrR family transcriptional regulator codes for the protein MVTSVRARSEGAKAARRAEMVRVAHALWRAHRYEDITLQAVATRLGLTKAALYGYFPTKESLFLALYETLLGDFLADWQRHLTLGGTHTPASLAALSTALLRDHADLTRLMPHLAGLLERNLTPEGALAHKRWLLSRLEPLLPALVHALPALDTERALALLTYTQALVAGLYPMGDPAPAVQAALSEPALAPLCVAFWPSLEGALAALYTGLCA
- a CDS encoding gluconokinase → MRVVVMGVIGSGKTALGRTLAETLDWPFLDADDYHSEQARAQMASGVPMTDDDRRPWLLTLRRLLAERPQVVLACSALRRRYRDILRLPGTRFVYLEVPESLVRGRLEARTGHFVGADLLPSQLAALEPPMASETDVLTLHVAPEDTPAELRDRALALLGLP
- a CDS encoding DUF2256 domain-containing protein, which produces MLRAMATQASFGKGRPPSQRPSKVCAACGLPFTWRRKWARDWEQVKYCSDRCRKQAKSRPA
- the uvsE gene encoding UV DNA damage repair endonuclease UvsE, with amino-acid sequence MTGPAYGLVCMTVGPEVRFRTVTLSRYQLLSPAEREAKLLDLYADNIARVRRAADFCAARGIRLYRLSSSLFPMLDLAGDDTGPAVLDHLAPQLREAGQAFVDAGIRVLMHPEQFIVLNSDRPEVRAASVQALASHARVLDGLGLARSPWNLLLLHGGKGGRAAELRAVIPDLPDGARLRLGLENDERAYGPADLLPVCEATGTPLVFDAHHHVVREKLPDQEDPSVRQWVLAARRTWHPPDWQVVHLSNGLEGPGDRRHSHLISAVPSAYADVPWIEVEAKGKEEALAALQKLNAP
- a CDS encoding fasciclin domain-containing protein, with amino-acid sequence MPRGNTIAAIVANDPNFSTLLSAVQAAGLVDTLSSAGPFTVFAPTNAAFAKVPAADLNALLNDRERLRALLLYHVVPGRVTAAQVTGLSSAKTVNGASLNISTSGNMVMINDATVTRADIRASNGIIHVVDTVLMP